A window of Abyssibacter profundi genomic DNA:
GTCGTCTAAATCCAAACCGTCTGGGACAGCCGCCATGACCACGTTGAGCGCGCTGAGCAATAGCCGGGTGGAGGACACCACGATCAGGGCGCAGACCAGCAGCGACAAGATCGGGTCGATGGGCATCCAGCTCGTCCCCAGGATGACCAAGCCTGCGACCACGGCGGCCAGTGATCCCAGTAAATCGCCCATGACATGCAACATCGCTCCACGCGTGTTGAGCGTTTGCTCCCCCCGATGCAGTAGCCAAGCCACGATGACGTTCACCAGCAAGCCCAGCAGGCCGATTCCGACCACGGTGATGGCGTCCACCGCGACGGGATCGTTCAGCCGCCGCAACGCCGCCACGGCGATCAAACCCACCACGGCGTACATGAACAACACATTGATCAATGCCCCGACCAGCTCGGCCCGTTTCAGCCCATAGCTATAGCGGCGGTTGGGCCCGACCCGGGAAAAACGCGCCGCCAGCGCCCCGATGCCCAGCGCCGAGGCG
This region includes:
- a CDS encoding cation diffusion facilitator family transporter, which produces MGHAHHDHSHAETAAPTSGRVLWLGLLITAGFALVEALAGWWSSSLALMGDAGHMLTDASALGIGALAARFSRVGPNRRYSYGLKRAELVGALINVLFMYAVVGLIAVAALRRLNDPVAVDAITVVGIGLLGLLVNVIVAWLLHRGEQTLNTRGAMLHVMGDLLGSLAAVVAGLVILGTSWMPIDPILSLLVCALIVVSSTRLLLSALNVVMAAVPDGLDLDDITQAMEACDPAVHSIHHVHVWALSSSTTALSAHVEVDDLTRWPAIQTAIATCLERRFGIDHPTLQPELRSASAVCRPC